Proteins from a genomic interval of Gemmatimonadaceae bacterium:
- a CDS encoding SusC/RagA family TonB-linked outer membrane protein, which produces MRDARRSLLLSIVPLFAAGVLAAQAPTATVTGQITDSLTQTPLSGAEVFIAAPGGGGRGARTAANGRYTITGAPAGTVTLRVRALGYAPKERGVTLTASQTATFDFALSTRTTQLDEVVVTGTGGAVERRAVGNVIESINADSVLATAAPRTVDQLIGARTPGVIMLPSTGQVGTGAQIRIRAVGSLSLGTDPIVYIDGVRMDANPAQGPSQRGGAGASRLNDINPDDIESIEIIKGPAAATLYGTEASNGVVQIITKRGKTGESHWDFNMRQGTNWLANPEGRAGLLYGTDKSGNLISINLYKMQLDSGKGPIFNNGRNQGYALNLHGGTDATRYYLSSNYDNDVGVVSWNWDRKISTRANIDVEPNSKLRLQGSLGYIRDRIRLAQPGEINPDPFSNLVWGRPSLIPSTGGFGFAPRSLWDDVEDHADADRTTTSITANYEPVSWFTQRFVAGYDVNSENNWTLYPRETPENVNFYGSNGLGEKSVDRQARNVLTLDYTGNLKYALRMFDFTTSFGFQHYRSEVNDITASGTTFPASPITTVSGTTTKNAAEAYTANATVGLYAQQELGWQNRLFLTAALRGDDNSAFGKSYKAAYYPKVSGSWVISEEPFWKEKLSRLSNIVSDLRFRTAYGAAGTQPGTFDAQQLYTSSTGFTNQPGLVPQSFGNPQLKPERSMELETGFEATGLSGRANVSYTHFSRQVTDAIVNVPLPPSTGFPGNQVVNIGRVKAWGNELAASYQILRGRRVGWDIGTQLANNGNLIQDMGGQQFLTVGGGGQGQNRVGYGIADLFMYKVRSAVLDAKGNVLSAICDGGTGASGLEQGGPDKPCPIGSFTGTPAPRVFWGHSQPTWQAGLNTSVTLWQNLRFYARADGNGGNWQEDTEIRALANQGSQKAVILHNDPLLQTYRAIEADGPSTYRAGFLKLRELSASYTLRPQLLQRFGASAGTVTLAARNVSMLWTAQQGWNTSRDNEIYVDIANQHVWDPETRAVGALSNGFQTVLPPTASFVATFRLTY; this is translated from the coding sequence ATGCGAGACGCCAGGCGAAGTTTGTTGCTGTCGATCGTTCCGCTATTCGCTGCCGGCGTCCTCGCCGCGCAAGCACCCACGGCCACCGTTACCGGCCAAATCACCGACTCCCTCACACAAACTCCGCTCTCGGGCGCCGAAGTGTTCATCGCGGCGCCTGGCGGTGGTGGACGCGGCGCACGGACGGCCGCGAATGGACGATACACCATCACCGGCGCCCCCGCGGGCACCGTGACGTTGCGCGTGCGCGCACTCGGCTACGCGCCGAAGGAGCGCGGCGTCACGCTCACCGCATCGCAGACCGCGACGTTCGACTTCGCGCTCTCGACGCGGACCACGCAACTCGATGAAGTCGTCGTCACGGGCACGGGCGGCGCGGTCGAACGCCGAGCGGTGGGCAACGTGATCGAGAGCATCAACGCGGATTCCGTCCTGGCGACGGCGGCCCCGCGAACGGTCGATCAGCTGATCGGCGCGCGCACGCCGGGCGTCATCATGCTGCCGTCCACGGGCCAGGTTGGTACCGGCGCGCAGATTCGCATCCGCGCGGTGGGCAGCCTCTCCCTCGGCACCGACCCGATCGTGTACATCGATGGCGTGCGCATGGATGCCAATCCAGCACAGGGGCCGTCGCAGCGCGGCGGCGCCGGCGCAAGTCGTTTGAACGACATCAACCCGGACGACATCGAGTCCATCGAGATCATCAAGGGTCCCGCGGCGGCGACGCTCTACGGTACCGAAGCGTCGAACGGCGTCGTCCAGATCATCACGAAGCGCGGCAAGACCGGTGAATCGCACTGGGATTTCAACATGCGCCAAGGCACGAACTGGTTGGCGAATCCCGAAGGCCGCGCCGGACTGCTTTACGGAACCGACAAGAGCGGGAATCTCATCAGCATCAACCTGTACAAGATGCAGCTGGATTCCGGCAAGGGTCCCATCTTCAACAATGGCCGGAATCAAGGGTACGCGCTGAACCTGCACGGCGGCACGGACGCCACGCGATACTACCTGTCGTCCAACTACGACAACGACGTCGGCGTCGTCTCGTGGAACTGGGACCGGAAGATCTCGACGCGCGCGAACATCGACGTCGAGCCGAACAGCAAGCTGCGGCTGCAGGGAAGCCTGGGCTACATTCGCGATCGCATTCGTCTGGCGCAGCCGGGCGAGATCAATCCGGACCCGTTCAGCAATCTCGTATGGGGGCGTCCGAGTCTCATTCCTTCGACGGGCGGGTTTGGCTTCGCGCCGCGCTCGCTGTGGGACGACGTTGAGGATCACGCCGACGCGGATCGCACGACCACCAGCATCACCGCGAACTACGAGCCGGTGAGCTGGTTCACCCAGCGGTTCGTGGCCGGCTACGACGTGAACTCGGAGAACAACTGGACGCTGTATCCGCGCGAGACGCCGGAGAACGTCAATTTCTACGGCTCGAATGGGCTCGGCGAAAAAAGCGTGGATCGCCAGGCGCGCAACGTGCTCACGCTCGACTATACGGGCAATCTGAAGTACGCGCTCCGCATGTTCGACTTCACGACGTCGTTCGGCTTCCAGCACTATCGCTCGGAGGTCAACGACATCACGGCGAGTGGAACGACGTTCCCGGCGTCGCCGATCACCACGGTCTCCGGTACGACGACGAAGAACGCGGCGGAAGCGTACACCGCGAACGCGACCGTTGGCCTGTATGCGCAGCAGGAGCTCGGGTGGCAGAATCGCCTGTTCCTGACCGCGGCGCTCCGTGGCGACGACAACAGCGCCTTCGGAAAGTCATATAAGGCGGCGTACTATCCGAAGGTCAGCGGCTCGTGGGTCATCAGCGAAGAGCCGTTCTGGAAAGAGAAGCTCTCGCGCTTGAGCAACATCGTCAGCGATCTGCGATTCCGCACCGCGTACGGCGCCGCGGGCACGCAGCCCGGAACCTTCGACGCGCAACAGCTCTACACGTCGAGCACGGGCTTCACGAACCAGCCGGGTCTCGTTCCGCAGTCGTTCGGTAATCCGCAGCTCAAACCGGAACGCAGCATGGAGCTCGAGACGGGCTTCGAGGCGACGGGCCTTAGCGGGCGTGCGAACGTGTCGTACACGCACTTCTCGCGTCAGGTGACCGACGCGATCGTCAACGTGCCGTTGCCGCCGTCGACTGGTTTCCCCGGCAATCAGGTCGTGAACATCGGCCGAGTGAAGGCGTGGGGCAACGAGCTCGCCGCTTCGTATCAGATCCTCAGGGGACGCCGCGTCGGTTGGGACATCGGCACGCAGCTCGCCAACAACGGCAACCTCATTCAGGACATGGGCGGGCAGCAGTTCCTGACCGTCGGCGGTGGTGGGCAGGGGCAGAATCGCGTCGGCTACGGCATCGCGGATCTGTTCATGTACAAGGTGCGCTCGGCCGTGCTCGATGCGAAGGGCAACGTGTTGTCGGCGATCTGCGACGGGGGCACTGGCGCGTCCGGCCTGGAGCAGGGTGGACCGGACAAGCCGTGCCCGATCGGCAGCTTCACCGGCACGCCCGCGCCGCGCGTCTTCTGGGGTCACTCGCAGCCGACGTGGCAGGCGGGATTGAATACGTCGGTCACACTGTGGCAGAACCTGCGCTTCTACGCGCGCGCCGACGGCAACGGCGGCAACTGGCAGGAAGACACCGAGATTCGCGCGCTGGCGAACCAGGGTTCGCAGAAGGCCGTGATTCTTCACAACGATCCGTTGCTCCAGACCTACCGCGCGATCGAAGCGGACGGTCCGAGCACCTACCGCGCGGGCTTCCTCAAGCTCCGCGAACTCTCGGCGTCGTACACGCTGCGCCCGCAGCTGTTGCAGCGGTTCGGCGCGTCGGCCGGCACGGTCACGCTCGCCGCGCGCAACGTCTCGATGCTGTGGACCGCGCAGCAAGGCTGGAACACGTCGCGCGACAACGAGATCTACGTCGACATCGCGAACCAGCACGTGTGGGACCCGGAAACGCGCGCCGTGGGCGCCTTGTCGAACGGGTTCCAGACGGTTCTGCCGCCGACCGCCAGCTTCGTCGCCACTTTCCGTCTTACCTACTGA
- a CDS encoding RagB/SusD family nutrient uptake outer membrane protein codes for MSSRIMRRSTLFTRTRNSARAVTRVIAGLAFAGLGACNSLLSVDNPASVPVEALSDPTLIRPLTNAAIQTLQCGVEQYDASTAMLAGEYLSSNGFVDNHPWEWRGIVEIKAAPGSCNFGLNTTAMGFYTPLQQARFQLDDAFNRLEKLTDADVVSRTLLMEEMRAYAGYADLLLGEGMCQMTIDDGPAMTREQVFALAESRFTDAIALAAKVTDSTTTAASVLNMALVGRARARLDLKHLPEAAADANAVPTGFVRNAEFTEGGAPARTNRIFNLTIRNAFLSVADAYRNMTVNGVSGNVADPRVVTKSAGLGNDGVTPQFQQQKFTAGGSPIPIASWNEAQLIYAEAVGGQAGFDAINRVRAANKVPALAGAVPTGQAYTDLVLEERRRQLFSEGQRYGDMLRYNLPFTSGVNRKGQTYSNLTCVPLPDVETFNNPNFKS; via the coding sequence ATGTCATCGCGAATCATGCGTCGATCGACGCTTTTCACTCGGACGCGAAATTCCGCTCGTGCGGTCACTCGCGTCATTGCCGGGCTGGCGTTCGCCGGCCTCGGCGCCTGTAACAGTTTGCTCTCCGTGGACAATCCGGCCAGTGTGCCCGTCGAAGCGCTGTCCGATCCGACGCTCATTCGTCCGCTCACCAATGCCGCCATTCAAACATTGCAATGCGGCGTCGAGCAATACGACGCCAGCACGGCGATGCTGGCCGGCGAATACCTGTCCTCGAACGGGTTTGTCGACAACCATCCGTGGGAGTGGCGTGGCATCGTCGAGATCAAGGCCGCACCCGGGTCATGCAACTTTGGTCTGAACACTACGGCGATGGGCTTCTATACGCCGTTGCAGCAAGCGCGCTTCCAGTTGGACGACGCGTTCAACCGCCTGGAGAAACTGACCGATGCGGACGTCGTGTCGCGCACACTGCTGATGGAAGAAATGCGCGCGTATGCCGGCTACGCCGACTTGCTGCTCGGCGAAGGCATGTGCCAGATGACGATCGACGACGGCCCGGCGATGACCCGCGAGCAGGTCTTCGCGCTCGCGGAAAGTCGATTTACCGATGCGATCGCGCTCGCGGCGAAGGTCACGGACAGTACGACGACGGCCGCGAGCGTGCTGAACATGGCGCTCGTTGGCAGAGCGCGCGCGCGTCTCGACCTGAAGCACTTGCCCGAGGCGGCGGCTGATGCGAACGCGGTGCCGACCGGCTTCGTTCGCAATGCCGAATTCACCGAAGGCGGCGCGCCGGCGCGCACGAATCGTATCTTCAACCTGACGATTCGGAATGCGTTCCTCTCAGTGGCCGATGCGTATCGCAACATGACGGTGAACGGCGTCAGCGGCAACGTCGCCGACCCGCGCGTGGTCACGAAGAGTGCGGGTCTCGGCAACGACGGTGTGACGCCGCAATTCCAGCAGCAGAAATTCACCGCGGGCGGCTCACCGATCCCAATCGCGTCGTGGAACGAAGCACAGCTCATTTACGCCGAAGCAGTCGGCGGGCAGGCGGGCTTCGACGCGATCAATCGCGTGCGTGCCGCGAACAAGGTGCCCGCGCTGGCTGGTGCGGTGCCGACGGGCCAGGCGTACACCGATCTCGTGCTCGAGGAACGGCGGCGCCAGCTCTTCAGTGAAGGCCAGCGCTACGGCGACATGCTGCGCTACAACCTGCCGTTCACATCAGGGGTGAATCGCAAGGGGCAGACCTACAGCAACCTCACCTGTGTCCCGTTGCCGGACGTGGAAACGTTCAACAATCCGAACTTCAAGAGCTGA
- a CDS encoding acyl-CoA carboxylase subunit beta: MREQLELLERRIAESEQGGGEKRVKAQHAKGKLSARERLDLLLDDGSFVEFDRFVVHRSSDFGLENEKYYGDGVVTGYGRIDGRLVYVFSQDFTVFGGSLSESFAEKICKVMDLAVRNGAPVIGLNDSGGARIQEGVVSLGGYADIFLRNTLASGVVPQISAILGPCAGGAVYSPAITDFIYMARGTSYMFVTGPNVVKTVTHEDVTMEALGGAETHAGTSGVAHFIHDSEPATIAAIRELFRYIPQNNVDDPPRGRGTDPRDRRDESLLTAVPENPNKPYDMHEVIRRVVDDGEFYEVQREYAQNIICGFAHLGGHSVGIVANQPAVLAGVLDINASLKAARFIRFCDAFNIPIVTFEDVPGFLPGVTQEHGGIIKHGAKLLFAYCEATVPKLTVITRKAYGGAYDVMSSKHIRGDYNVAWPTAEIAVMGPKGAVEILFRKEINDSDDPQKATDERVAEYTSKFANPYIAAGRGYLDDIIDPRDTRPRLIDALDTLKAKRDRNPPKKHGNIPL; the protein is encoded by the coding sequence ATGCGAGAACAGCTCGAGCTGCTCGAGCGCCGGATCGCCGAGTCGGAGCAGGGCGGCGGCGAGAAGCGCGTCAAGGCGCAGCATGCGAAAGGAAAACTCTCGGCGCGTGAACGCCTGGACCTGTTGCTGGACGACGGCAGCTTCGTGGAGTTCGACCGATTCGTGGTGCATCGCTCCTCGGATTTCGGTCTCGAGAACGAGAAGTACTACGGCGACGGCGTCGTCACGGGCTACGGCCGCATCGACGGGCGGCTCGTGTACGTTTTTTCGCAGGATTTCACGGTGTTCGGCGGATCGCTATCGGAATCCTTTGCCGAGAAGATCTGCAAGGTGATGGACCTGGCGGTGCGCAACGGCGCTCCGGTGATCGGGCTCAACGACTCGGGCGGCGCGCGCATTCAGGAAGGCGTGGTGTCCCTCGGCGGGTACGCGGACATCTTTCTGCGCAACACGCTCGCGTCTGGTGTGGTGCCGCAGATCTCCGCGATTCTCGGTCCATGCGCGGGCGGCGCCGTCTATTCGCCGGCGATCACGGACTTCATTTACATGGCGCGCGGCACGTCGTACATGTTCGTTACGGGTCCGAACGTCGTGAAGACGGTGACGCACGAAGACGTGACGATGGAAGCGCTCGGCGGCGCCGAGACGCACGCGGGCACGTCGGGTGTCGCGCACTTCATTCATGATTCCGAGCCGGCGACGATCGCGGCGATTCGCGAGCTGTTCCGGTACATCCCGCAAAACAACGTCGACGATCCGCCGCGCGGCCGCGGTACGGATCCGCGCGACCGGCGCGATGAATCGCTGCTCACCGCGGTCCCCGAGAATCCGAACAAGCCGTACGACATGCACGAGGTCATCCGGCGTGTCGTGGACGACGGTGAGTTTTATGAAGTACAGCGGGAGTACGCACAGAACATCATCTGCGGTTTCGCGCACCTCGGCGGGCATAGTGTGGGGATCGTCGCGAATCAGCCGGCGGTGCTGGCGGGCGTGTTGGACATCAATGCATCGCTCAAGGCGGCGCGATTCATTCGCTTCTGCGATGCGTTCAACATTCCGATCGTGACGTTCGAGGACGTGCCGGGATTTCTTCCGGGCGTGACGCAGGAGCACGGCGGCATCATCAAGCACGGCGCCAAGCTGCTGTTCGCGTACTGCGAAGCCACGGTGCCCAAGCTCACGGTGATCACGCGCAAGGCGTACGGCGGCGCGTACGACGTCATGTCGTCGAAGCACATTCGCGGCGACTACAACGTCGCGTGGCCGACGGCGGAGATCGCGGTCATGGGGCCGAAGGGCGCGGTCGAGATTCTGTTCCGCAAGGAGATCAACGACAGCGACGATCCGCAAAAGGCGACGGACGAGCGGGTGGCCGAGTACACGTCGAAGTTTGCGAATCCGTACATCGCGGCGGGACGCGGCTACCTGGACGACATCATCGATCCGCGCGACACGCGCCCGCGGTTGATCGACGCGCTCGACACGCTCAAGGCGAAGCGCGATCGCAACCCGCCGAAAAAGCATGGGAATATTCCGCTCTGA
- a CDS encoding acetyl-CoA carboxylase biotin carboxylase subunit, with amino-acid sequence MFKKILIANRGEIALRVIRACREMGITSVAVYSDADARAPHVREADEAVHIGASPPGESYLKGDRIIEAAQRVGAEAIHPGYGFLSEREWFSRAVRDAGLVFIGPPPEAIAAMGSKTAARQLAIAANVPVVPGTTEALRDADEAKQIAERVSYPVLLKAAAGGGGKGMRVVREPSEMANALDTARREAKNAFGDDAVYVEKYIVGPRHVEIQVLGDQHGTMLSLNERECSVQRRHQKMIEEAPSVAVSPELRRRMGETAVRAAKSAGYVNAGTCEFLLDRDGNFYFLEMNTRLQVEHPVTELVTGLDLVQWQIRIAAGERLPFSQDEIVPRGWAIECRITSEDPANGFVPSTGRISYLHLPAGPGVRWDGGIEVGSDVGLYYDPMLAKLIVHAPTREAAIDRMHRALLELTIEGVESSRDFHLRVMEDAEFRAGAIEIQWLERRLESLVNAKPPADTAKTAALVAALIADRDRHVARRPVHGAAAPNASATPGATADAWTRIARLESLR; translated from the coding sequence ATGTTTAAGAAAATCCTCATCGCCAACCGCGGCGAGATCGCGCTGCGCGTCATTCGCGCGTGCCGCGAGATGGGCATCACGTCCGTCGCCGTGTACAGCGACGCCGACGCGCGCGCGCCTCACGTGCGCGAGGCCGACGAGGCGGTGCACATCGGCGCCTCGCCGCCGGGCGAGAGTTATCTCAAGGGCGACCGCATCATCGAGGCGGCGCAGCGCGTCGGCGCCGAGGCGATTCATCCCGGATACGGCTTTCTGTCGGAGCGCGAGTGGTTCTCGCGCGCGGTGCGCGACGCGGGGCTGGTGTTCATCGGGCCGCCGCCGGAAGCGATTGCCGCCATGGGCAGCAAGACCGCCGCGCGGCAGCTCGCCATCGCCGCCAACGTGCCCGTGGTTCCCGGCACGACGGAAGCGCTTCGCGACGCCGACGAAGCAAAGCAGATCGCCGAGCGAGTTAGTTACCCAGTGTTACTAAAAGCGGCCGCGGGCGGTGGCGGCAAGGGCATGCGCGTCGTGCGCGAGCCATCAGAAATGGCGAATGCGCTCGACACCGCTCGGCGCGAAGCGAAGAATGCCTTCGGCGATGACGCGGTCTACGTCGAGAAGTACATCGTCGGCCCGCGGCATGTCGAGATCCAGGTGTTGGGCGATCAGCACGGCACCATGCTCTCGCTCAACGAGCGTGAATGCTCCGTGCAACGGCGGCATCAGAAGATGATCGAAGAGGCGCCGAGTGTGGCGGTGAGTCCCGAACTGCGGCGGCGCATGGGAGAGACCGCGGTGCGCGCCGCGAAGTCCGCGGGCTACGTCAACGCCGGCACGTGCGAGTTCCTGCTCGATCGCGACGGCAATTTCTATTTCCTGGAGATGAACACGCGGCTCCAGGTCGAACATCCGGTCACGGAACTGGTGACCGGCCTCGATCTGGTGCAGTGGCAAATTCGCATCGCCGCCGGCGAGCGGCTGCCGTTCTCGCAGGACGAGATCGTGCCGCGCGGCTGGGCCATCGAGTGCCGCATCACGAGCGAGGATCCCGCGAACGGATTCGTGCCGTCGACGGGGCGCATCTCGTATCTGCACCTGCCGGCGGGACCCGGGGTGCGCTGGGACGGCGGTATCGAAGTCGGCAGCGACGTCGGTCTCTACTACGATCCGATGCTCGCCAAGCTGATCGTGCACGCGCCGACGCGCGAGGCGGCGATCGACCGAATGCATCGCGCGCTCCTGGAGCTCACGATCGAAGGCGTGGAATCGTCGCGCGATTTCCATTTGCGCGTGATGGAAGACGCGGAGTTTCGCGCGGGTGCGATCGAGATTCAGTGGTTGGAGCGGCGGCTCGAGTCGCTCGTCAATGCGAAGCCGCCGGCGGACACCGCGAAGACCGCGGCGCTCGTCGCGGCGCTGATCGCCGATCGCGATCGTCATGTGGCGCGGCGCCCGGTCCATGGCGCGGCGGCGCCGAATGCAAGCGCGACGCCGGGTGCGACGGCGGATGCATGGACGCGCATCGCCCGCCTGGAATCGCTGCGGTGA
- a CDS encoding TRAM domain-containing protein: MNSADVSIESIAAGGDGIARANGVVVFVPRGAPGDVVRVAIDERKRFARGTIETILTPSPDRVDPLCYHYRMDKCGGCQLQHLNYDAQVRAKQVIIRDSLTRIGKRSVDLPSVEGSPIQWRYRRKLTLAIRRARRAGDWVIGLHRYDDPVGIFQLADCPITDERVLRVWRQIMEARQHFPPGDELRAAVQLLEDGASVVMEGANAWPARSEFFDAVPLATSVWWRPAHRARMLVAERGRTFGEASFAQVNAAVGARLHEYVLERARHHRPSRVVDAYAGAGATAIPLAADGAHVTAIELDRDAVARCAALLPEGSEAIAARVEDVIARVLPADVVLINPPRTGVHETVAHVMESLDTPPRALIYVSCDPATLARDLTRMPRYRIESLRAFDMFPQTAHVETVCELVPATAAA; encoded by the coding sequence GTGAATTCCGCCGACGTGTCGATCGAGAGCATTGCGGCGGGCGGCGACGGCATCGCGCGCGCGAACGGCGTCGTGGTGTTCGTGCCGCGCGGCGCACCGGGCGACGTCGTGCGCGTTGCCATAGACGAGCGGAAGCGATTCGCGCGTGGAACGATCGAGACGATCCTCACCCCGTCGCCCGATCGTGTGGATCCGCTGTGCTACCACTATCGCATGGACAAGTGCGGTGGGTGTCAGTTACAGCACTTGAATTACGACGCGCAGGTTCGCGCGAAGCAGGTGATCATCCGTGATTCGCTGACGCGGATCGGAAAGCGCTCGGTCGATCTCCCGAGCGTCGAAGGCAGCCCCATTCAATGGCGCTACCGCCGAAAGCTCACGCTGGCCATTCGCCGCGCCCGCCGCGCCGGCGACTGGGTGATCGGTTTGCATCGATACGACGATCCGGTGGGCATCTTTCAGCTGGCCGACTGCCCGATCACCGACGAGCGCGTGTTGCGCGTGTGGCGACAGATCATGGAAGCGCGCCAGCACTTTCCGCCGGGCGACGAGCTGCGCGCCGCCGTGCAGTTGCTCGAGGATGGCGCGTCCGTCGTCATGGAAGGCGCCAACGCGTGGCCCGCGCGATCAGAGTTCTTTGATGCCGTGCCGCTGGCGACGTCGGTGTGGTGGCGGCCGGCGCATCGGGCACGGATGCTGGTCGCCGAACGTGGCCGAACGTTCGGCGAGGCGTCCTTTGCGCAGGTGAACGCGGCCGTCGGCGCACGCCTGCACGAGTACGTGCTCGAACGCGCGCGCCATCATCGGCCATCCCGCGTGGTCGACGCGTATGCCGGCGCTGGCGCGACGGCGATTCCACTCGCCGCCGACGGCGCGCACGTCACGGCGATCGAGCTCGATCGGGACGCAGTCGCGCGGTGCGCGGCGCTCTTGCCCGAAGGCTCGGAGGCGATCGCGGCACGGGTCGAAGACGTCATCGCACGGGTGCTCCCCGCCGACGTCGTGTTGATCAATCCACCGCGGACCGGCGTGCACGAAACGGTAGCGCACGTCATGGAATCGCTCGACACGCCGCCGCGCGCGCTGATCTACGTGAGTTGCGATCCCGCGACGCTGGCGCGAGATCTCACCCGCATGCCGCGCTACCGCATCGAATCGCTCCGCGCGTTCGACATGTTTCCACAAACCGCGCACGTCGAAACGGTGTGCGAGCTCGTTCCCGCAACGGCGGCCGCATGA
- a CDS encoding biotin/lipoyl-containing protein: MRARSRNGGRMKYFVRVNGEEHEVVIDSEGVHTNGEDVAATVADGDGTPVRMVTIGNDVHRVVVRPGGSRGEYTLWLDGYRFEVEAIDERTRAIRELSGASAGPVGPAPLKAPMPGLIVRVNVTVGDQVQAGQGMVVMEAMKMENELRATAAGRVKSVLATPGAAVEKGALLIELE, from the coding sequence GTGCGAGCTCGTTCCCGCAACGGCGGCCGCATGAAGTATTTCGTTCGGGTGAATGGGGAAGAACACGAAGTCGTCATCGACAGCGAAGGTGTTCACACGAACGGTGAAGACGTCGCCGCGACGGTCGCCGATGGCGACGGCACCCCGGTGCGCATGGTGACGATCGGCAACGACGTGCATCGCGTCGTCGTACGCCCGGGCGGGTCGCGCGGGGAGTATACGCTGTGGCTCGACGGCTATCGGTTCGAGGTCGAGGCGATCGACGAACGCACGCGTGCCATCCGCGAGTTGTCGGGCGCGAGCGCGGGTCCGGTTGGTCCGGCGCCGCTGAAAGCGCCGATGCCGGGATTGATCGTGCGCGTGAACGTCACGGTCGGCGATCAGGTGCAGGCGGGACAAGGTATGGTCGTGATGGAAGCGATGAAGATGGAGAACGAGCTGCGCGCGACGGCGGCGGGCCGCGTGAAGTCGGTGTTGGCGACGCCGGGGGCGGCGGTGGAGAAAGGCGCGCTGCTCATCGAGCTCGAATAG
- a CDS encoding peptidylprolyl isomerase: MRCQLTGFILLAASALPAQTKADSALVARLLTAEDRRDSAAAAFREGLASPNPQVRLIAARGWARVKDSAFAKRDSLPAPSAAPAYLDPDWRLRFRALARKPLDCSLLRAGPGDDDPHVVLRAIDLMSAECSNATVLTELTRLVSAPSRTSARKRGHASWQLPAHSLVTLARLSPGTSRTPLSRLAKSSIPWVRVYAARAARELDDTTTLRALAADPDDNVKEAAVDGLAKVAGHSADDTYLRALDARGYQAIRAAAVALEGTPRSEDVIRAGQRVLARLRADSSETSRDARVAVADRLREAGVANVSAELLKAPAPVPLAPEAAALAFGKQVVLRVTLADSSGGGHFDVRLRGDVAPITTARVLQLVRSGFYNNRAWFRVEPDFVIEGGGPGNNEYVGYPRFFRDELSALPQVRGTVGMSTRGHDTGDAQWFVNLRDNLRLTRDYTSFGEVIDGIDVVDGILEGDVIARIEVVSSSAPRR; this comes from the coding sequence ATGCGGTGTCAACTTACGGGTTTCATCCTCCTCGCCGCATCCGCCCTTCCTGCACAAACAAAGGCGGACTCGGCGCTCGTCGCACGGCTCCTTACGGCGGAGGATCGGCGCGATTCGGCCGCGGCCGCCTTCCGGGAGGGCTTGGCGAGCCCGAATCCGCAGGTCCGGCTCATCGCCGCGCGTGGTTGGGCTCGCGTCAAGGATTCAGCATTCGCGAAGCGCGATTCGCTTCCCGCTCCGAGCGCTGCGCCGGCCTACTTGGATCCGGACTGGCGCCTCCGTTTCCGCGCCCTGGCAAGAAAGCCTCTCGATTGTTCGCTGCTGCGCGCCGGTCCGGGCGACGACGACCCGCATGTCGTGCTCCGAGCGATCGATCTCATGTCAGCGGAGTGCAGCAACGCGACGGTGCTCACCGAGTTGACGCGTTTGGTCAGCGCGCCAAGCCGGACGTCCGCACGCAAGCGCGGCCACGCGTCCTGGCAGTTGCCCGCGCATTCGCTGGTCACGCTCGCGCGACTATCGCCCGGAACGAGCCGAACGCCCCTATCACGCCTTGCGAAGTCGAGCATTCCGTGGGTGCGGGTGTACGCGGCCCGCGCCGCGCGGGAGTTGGACGACACGACGACACTTCGCGCGCTCGCCGCCGACCCGGACGACAATGTCAAGGAGGCCGCCGTCGACGGATTGGCGAAAGTCGCGGGTCATTCCGCCGACGACACGTATCTTCGCGCGCTCGACGCGAGGGGATATCAGGCCATCCGCGCCGCCGCGGTAGCGCTCGAGGGAACGCCGCGCAGTGAGGACGTGATCAGAGCGGGACAACGCGTCCTCGCGCGGTTGCGCGCTGATTCGAGCGAAACCTCCCGCGACGCCCGTGTCGCGGTCGCCGACCGGCTACGAGAAGCCGGCGTCGCGAATGTGTCCGCCGAGTTGCTGAAGGCTCCGGCGCCTGTGCCGCTCGCCCCCGAGGCGGCAGCGCTCGCGTTCGGAAAGCAGGTCGTGCTTCGCGTCACGCTCGCCGACTCGAGCGGCGGTGGACACTTCGACGTTCGCCTGCGTGGCGACGTGGCGCCTATTACCACGGCGCGCGTCCTTCAGCTCGTCCGATCAGGATTCTATAACAATCGCGCCTGGTTTCGTGTCGAGCCGGATTTCGTGATCGAAGGCGGTGGCCCGGGCAACAACGAGTATGTCGGCTACCCGCGGTTCTTCCGCGACGAGCTGTCCGCGCTCCCACAAGTACGTGGCACCGTCGGCATGAGCACGCGCGGCCACGATACCGGCGACGCACAATGGTTCGTCAACTTGCGCGACAACCTGCGCCTGACGCGCGACTACACGAGCTTCGGCGAAGTGATCGACGGCATCGACGTCGTCGACGGCATTCTCGAGGGCGACGTGATCGCGCGGATCGAGGTCGTCAGTTCTTCGGCACCGCGACGATAG